A single Rubrivivax gelatinosus IL144 DNA region contains:
- the ccmA gene encoding cytochrome c biogenesis heme-transporting ATPase CcmA, which yields MADTPTTTSPGSGLEGRALACRRGRRLLFEGVDIQLKPGSITWLRGTNGSGKTSLMRILAGLSTPEAGELLWNGRPVREAGAAAREAVLYIGHANALKDDLTLGESLAFLGRLGGVQDASERAAAALEQAELADRRAAAVRTLSQGQRRRGALARLALDERARTWILDEPYDALDAQSTARLSALLLAHAARGGAVLLTSHQVVELAGAVEYDLETRRVQNARRGRVTV from the coding sequence GTGGCCGACACCCCCACCACCACCTCGCCGGGCTCCGGCCTCGAAGGGCGCGCGCTCGCCTGCCGGCGCGGGCGCCGGCTGCTGTTCGAAGGCGTCGACATCCAGTTGAAGCCCGGCAGCATCACCTGGCTGCGCGGCACCAACGGCAGCGGCAAGACCAGCCTGATGCGCATCCTCGCCGGGCTGTCGACGCCCGAAGCCGGCGAGCTGCTGTGGAACGGCCGCCCGGTGCGCGAAGCCGGCGCCGCCGCGCGCGAGGCGGTGCTCTACATCGGCCACGCCAATGCGCTCAAAGACGACCTGACGCTGGGCGAGTCGCTGGCTTTCCTCGGCCGCCTGGGCGGTGTGCAGGACGCGAGCGAGCGCGCCGCCGCAGCGCTGGAGCAGGCGGAGCTGGCCGACCGCCGCGCCGCCGCGGTGCGCACGCTGTCGCAAGGCCAGCGCCGCCGCGGCGCGCTGGCGCGCCTGGCGCTGGACGAACGCGCGCGCACCTGGATCCTCGACGAGCCTTACGACGCGCTGGACGCGCAGAGCACCGCGCGCCTGTCGGCGCTGCTGCTGGCGCACGCGGCGCGCGGCGGTGCGGTGCTCTTGACCAGCCACCAGGTCGTCGAGCTGGCCGGCGCGGTGGAATACGACCTGGAAACGCGCCGCGTCCAGAACGCACGCCGCGGCCGCGTAACGGTCTGA
- the ccmB gene encoding heme exporter protein CcmB, which yields MSSVLLATTQRDLLLAGRRRIEALLPLGFFIVAASLFPIGVGPEPQTLRQIGPGVVWVCALLAAMLSVTQMFASDHQDGSLEQMLLAPQPLVMLVTGKVLAHWLTTGLPLVIAAPLIGLLFDMNGAAIVALTATLLVGTPVLSLLGAVGAALTLGLRSGAALVFLLVLPLTVPTLIFGTGAVGAVESGLSPAAHFSLLGAVLILTALGAPPATAAALRISLD from the coding sequence ATGAGTTCCGTGTTGCTGGCCACCACGCAGCGTGACCTGCTGCTCGCCGGGCGTCGCCGCATCGAGGCGCTGCTGCCGCTGGGCTTCTTCATCGTCGCCGCGTCGCTGTTCCCGATCGGCGTCGGCCCCGAGCCGCAGACGCTGCGCCAGATCGGCCCCGGCGTGGTCTGGGTCTGCGCGCTGCTGGCGGCGATGCTGTCGGTGACGCAGATGTTCGCCTCCGACCACCAGGACGGCTCGCTCGAGCAGATGCTGCTGGCGCCGCAGCCGCTGGTGATGCTGGTCACCGGCAAGGTGCTGGCGCACTGGCTGACGACCGGGCTGCCGCTCGTGATCGCCGCGCCGCTGATCGGCCTGCTCTTCGACATGAACGGCGCGGCCATCGTCGCGCTGACCGCGACGCTGCTCGTCGGCACCCCGGTGCTGAGCCTGCTGGGCGCCGTCGGCGCCGCGCTGACGCTGGGCCTGCGCAGCGGTGCCGCGCTCGTCTTCCTGCTCGTGCTGCCGCTGACGGTGCCGACGCTGATCTTCGGCACCGGCGCCGTCGGTGCGGTCGAAAGCGGCCTGTCGCCGGCCGCCCATTTCTCCTTGCTCGGCGCGGTGCTGATCCTCACCGCGCTCGGCGCGCCGCCGGCCACCGCCGCGGCGCTGCGCATCTCGCTCGACTGA
- a CDS encoding chaperone modulator CbpM, protein MSETTLRLLDEALLTLDELCRAAPVAPGWVAERIEAGFVRPAGGGRGDWRFDAVALRRVRRMALLEREFDAVPELAALVADLEDEIARLRRRMR, encoded by the coding sequence ATGAGCGAAACGACGCTGCGCCTGCTCGACGAGGCGCTGCTGACCCTGGACGAACTCTGCCGCGCCGCGCCGGTGGCGCCGGGCTGGGTGGCCGAACGCATCGAGGCCGGCTTCGTGCGGCCGGCCGGCGGCGGCCGTGGCGACTGGCGTTTCGACGCCGTCGCGCTGCGCCGCGTGCGCCGCATGGCGCTGCTGGAGCGCGAGTTCGACGCCGTGCCCGAGCTGGCCGCGCTGGTGGCCGACCTGGAGGACGAGATCGCCCGGCTGCGCCGCCGGATGCGGTGA
- a CDS encoding DnaJ C-terminal domain-containing protein: MEFKDYYQVLGVARDATQDAVKKAYRKLARQFHPDVSKAPDAAARMSEVNEAYAVLSDPERRAAYDQVGRGHQAGERFTPPPDWDAGFEFQGRAPGAGAEFGGDFSDFFEQLFGRAGMQRGAARHGRGGAMRGEDHHAKIVLDLEAALRGGVHRVSLRQPQLGPDGHVVLAERTLEVTLPAGVRPGRLVRLAGQGGPGQPPGDLFLEVVLHDHPRWRVDGADLVGELPVAPWEAALGGVLPVALPDGSTLQVRVPAGAQAGQRLTLRGRGLPGTPPGDLDLVVRVVLPSALDPRARALYERMAQELPDFDARKVAAAEAERRGGDER, translated from the coding sequence GTGGAGTTCAAGGACTATTACCAGGTGCTGGGCGTGGCCCGCGACGCGACTCAGGACGCGGTCAAGAAGGCCTATCGCAAGCTCGCGCGGCAGTTCCACCCGGACGTCAGCAAGGCGCCCGACGCGGCGGCGCGCATGAGCGAGGTCAACGAGGCCTATGCCGTGCTGTCCGACCCCGAACGCCGCGCCGCCTACGACCAGGTCGGCCGCGGCCACCAGGCCGGCGAACGCTTCACGCCGCCGCCCGACTGGGACGCCGGCTTCGAGTTCCAGGGCCGCGCCCCGGGTGCCGGCGCCGAGTTCGGCGGCGACTTCAGCGACTTCTTCGAGCAGCTTTTCGGCCGCGCCGGCATGCAGCGCGGTGCCGCCCGCCATGGCCGCGGCGGCGCGATGCGCGGCGAGGACCACCACGCCAAGATCGTGCTCGACCTCGAAGCCGCGCTGCGCGGCGGCGTGCACCGCGTCTCGCTACGTCAGCCGCAGCTGGGGCCCGACGGCCACGTCGTGCTCGCCGAACGCACGCTGGAGGTGACGCTGCCGGCCGGCGTGCGCCCGGGCCGGCTGGTGCGCCTGGCCGGGCAGGGCGGGCCGGGTCAGCCGCCGGGCGATCTGTTCCTGGAAGTGGTGCTGCATGACCACCCGCGCTGGCGCGTCGACGGTGCCGACCTCGTCGGCGAGCTGCCGGTCGCGCCCTGGGAAGCGGCGCTGGGCGGCGTGCTGCCGGTGGCGCTGCCCGACGGCAGCACGCTGCAGGTGCGGGTGCCGGCCGGCGCCCAGGCCGGCCAGCGGCTCACGCTGCGCGGCCGCGGGCTGCCGGGCACGCCGCCGGGCGATCTGGATCTGGTCGTGCGCGTCGTGCTGCCCAGCGCGCTGGACCCGCGGGCGCGCGCGCTGTACGAACGCATGGCGCAGGAGCTGCCGGACTTCGACGCGCGCAAGGTGGCCGCCGCCGAAGCCGAACGCCGTGGTGGAGACGAGCGATGA
- a CDS encoding NapC/NirT family cytochrome c, whose translation MARDSGRRRSRWPWAVLLLGIVLGALGLAGASVALDRVETQAFCTSCHTMQTPAAEMKFSLHHANRSGVAAGCADCHVPPGTVARVWRHAQASRELWHEWKGTIATPEMYEMQRLEMAQREWARLESNGSAECRVCHSFEAMAPDVQKKSAYARHQRAQAEGKSCIACHKGVAHELPREWIDPDEDASARPAERPAAG comes from the coding sequence TTGGCGCGTGATTCCGGTCGACGTCGCTCCCGCTGGCCCTGGGCCGTGCTGCTGCTGGGCATCGTGCTCGGCGCGCTGGGCCTGGCCGGCGCGTCGGTGGCGCTGGACCGCGTCGAGACGCAGGCTTTCTGCACCTCCTGCCACACGATGCAGACGCCGGCGGCCGAGATGAAGTTCTCGCTGCACCACGCCAACCGCAGCGGCGTCGCCGCGGGTTGCGCCGACTGCCACGTGCCGCCCGGCACCGTGGCGCGTGTCTGGCGCCATGCGCAGGCCTCGCGCGAGCTCTGGCACGAGTGGAAGGGCACGATCGCCACGCCCGAGATGTACGAGATGCAGCGCCTGGAGATGGCGCAGCGCGAGTGGGCGCGGCTGGAGTCCAACGGCTCGGCCGAGTGCCGCGTCTGCCATTCCTTCGAGGCGATGGCGCCCGACGTGCAGAAGAAGAGCGCCTACGCCCGCCACCAGCGTGCGCAGGCCGAGGGCAAGAGCTGCATCGCCTGCCACAAGGGTGTCGCGCACGAGCTGCCGCGCGAATGGATCGACCCCGACGAGGACGCCTCGGCGCGCCCCGCGGAAAGGCCCGCGGCGGGGTGA
- a CDS encoding phosphocholine-specific phospholipase C gives MTTSRRKFLQGAAHSGIAAATLSAFPPSIRKALAIPAYNETGTIRDVKHVVILMQENRSFDHYFGMLKGTRGFGDRFTVPQPGGRSVWEQLDASGNPVTPYHLDWTKGNAQRVSGTPHSWVDGQLAWLDGRYGYWPAVKKTASMSYYEEAEMPFQYALANAFTVCDGYHCSMHTGTNSNRMFLWTGTNGPSGTGVASLNNEWDGFSPSDDGSVGYEWKTYPERLQAAGVSWIVYENMPDNYGDNSLVGFKQYRAANQASGKPVGTDGGPYPAYDPASDDAHNPLYKGVANTMPGTAGDVDGYFKKFREDCLNGKLPQVSWVVAPATYSEHPGPSSPVQGAWYIQQVLDALTANPDVWSKTVLFVNFDENDGYFDHVPSPAAPAPLPDGSLAGKTTLSAAELAYEYNNYPSPPGTTGQPQKGGSNYDYGAQDGRVYGPGVRVPMYVISPWSRGGWVNSQAFDHTSVIRFLEARFGVKEPNIAPFRRAVLGDLTSAFNFANPNREPLPTLAGRKTKAEADALRAAQQALPQITPPAGRSLPAQATGYRPSRALPYELNVVAQVQERLGRLRLVFRNSGRAAAVFHVYDKLKLDAMPSRQPIPTDPAALLAFRDQQYPVPHRYMVQPRRLLDDVWNVQTDNAGRYDFWVLGPNGFHRRFKGDLTALRARVAPSPEVQLSYDPRNGGLRLEARNDGTGPVTLRVRSNKVYGSLTATGSGGAAGGSGTAWELKFSGRGEQALYWNLDATGWWYDFIVTSDQDPSFLRRLAGRMETGRHSVSDPGMGLVDSF, from the coding sequence GTGACCACCTCCCGTCGCAAGTTCCTCCAGGGCGCCGCCCATTCGGGCATCGCTGCGGCCACCCTGAGCGCGTTCCCGCCCAGCATCCGCAAGGCGCTGGCCATCCCCGCGTACAACGAGACCGGCACGATCCGGGACGTGAAGCACGTGGTCATCCTGATGCAGGAGAACCGCTCGTTCGACCACTACTTCGGCATGCTGAAGGGCACGCGCGGCTTCGGCGACCGCTTCACGGTGCCGCAGCCCGGCGGCCGCAGCGTCTGGGAGCAGCTGGACGCCAGCGGCAACCCCGTGACGCCCTACCACCTGGACTGGACCAAGGGCAACGCGCAGCGCGTCTCGGGCACGCCGCACAGCTGGGTCGACGGCCAGCTGGCCTGGCTGGACGGCCGCTACGGCTACTGGCCGGCGGTGAAGAAGACGGCCTCGATGTCGTACTACGAAGAGGCCGAGATGCCCTTCCAGTACGCGCTGGCCAACGCCTTCACGGTCTGCGACGGCTACCACTGCTCGATGCACACCGGCACCAACTCGAACCGCATGTTCCTGTGGACCGGCACCAACGGCCCCAGCGGCACCGGCGTGGCCTCGCTGAACAACGAGTGGGACGGCTTCAGCCCCAGCGACGACGGCAGCGTGGGCTACGAGTGGAAGACCTACCCCGAGCGCCTGCAGGCCGCCGGCGTGAGCTGGATCGTCTACGAGAACATGCCCGACAACTACGGCGACAACTCGCTGGTCGGCTTCAAGCAGTACCGCGCCGCCAACCAGGCCTCGGGCAAGCCGGTGGGCACCGACGGCGGCCCCTACCCGGCCTACGACCCGGCCAGCGACGACGCCCACAACCCGCTGTACAAGGGCGTGGCCAACACGATGCCGGGCACCGCCGGCGACGTCGACGGCTACTTCAAGAAGTTCCGCGAGGACTGCCTGAACGGCAAGCTGCCGCAGGTGTCGTGGGTGGTGGCGCCGGCCACCTATTCCGAGCACCCCGGCCCGTCCAGCCCGGTGCAAGGCGCCTGGTACATCCAGCAGGTGCTGGACGCGTTGACGGCCAACCCCGACGTCTGGAGCAAGACCGTGCTCTTCGTCAACTTCGACGAGAACGACGGCTACTTCGACCACGTGCCCTCGCCGGCCGCGCCGGCGCCGCTGCCCGACGGCAGCCTGGCCGGCAAGACGACGCTGTCGGCCGCCGAGCTGGCCTACGAATACAACAACTACCCCTCGCCCCCGGGCACCACCGGCCAGCCGCAGAAGGGCGGCAGCAACTACGACTACGGCGCCCAGGACGGCCGCGTCTACGGCCCCGGCGTGCGCGTGCCGATGTACGTGATCTCGCCGTGGAGCCGCGGCGGCTGGGTCAACTCGCAGGCCTTCGACCACACCTCGGTGATCCGCTTCCTGGAAGCGCGCTTCGGCGTCAAGGAGCCGAACATCGCCCCGTTCCGCCGCGCGGTGCTGGGCGACCTGACGAGCGCCTTCAACTTCGCCAACCCGAACCGCGAACCGCTGCCGACGCTGGCCGGCCGCAAGACCAAGGCCGAGGCCGACGCGCTGCGCGCCGCGCAGCAGGCGCTGCCGCAGATCACGCCGCCGGCCGGCCGCAGCCTGCCCGCCCAGGCCACCGGCTACCGCCCGTCGCGCGCCCTGCCCTACGAGCTGAACGTGGTGGCGCAGGTGCAGGAGCGCCTGGGCAGGCTGCGCCTCGTCTTCCGCAACAGCGGCCGCGCCGCGGCGGTGTTCCACGTCTACGACAAGCTCAAGCTCGACGCGATGCCGAGCCGCCAGCCGATCCCGACGGACCCGGCCGCGCTGCTGGCCTTCCGCGACCAGCAGTACCCGGTGCCGCACCGCTACATGGTGCAGCCGCGCCGCCTGCTGGACGACGTGTGGAACGTGCAGACCGACAACGCCGGCCGCTACGACTTCTGGGTGCTGGGCCCGAACGGCTTCCACCGCCGCTTCAAGGGCGACCTGACGGCGCTGCGCGCGCGCGTGGCGCCGTCGCCCGAGGTGCAGCTGAGCTACGACCCGCGCAACGGCGGCCTGCGCCTGGAAGCGCGCAACGACGGCACCGGCCCGGTGACGCTGCGCGTGCGCTCCAACAAGGTCTACGGCAGCCTGACGGCCACCGGCAGCGGCGGCGCCGCCGGCGGCAGCGGCACGGCCTGGGAGCTGAAGTTCAGCGGCCGCGGCGAGCAGGCCCTGTACTGGAACCTGGACGCCACCGGCTGGTGGTACGACTTCATCGTCACCAGCGACCAGGACCCGAGCTTCCTGCGCCGCCTGGCGGGGCGCATGGAGACCGGCCGGCACTCGGTCAGCGATCCGGGGATGGGGCTGGTGGACAGCTTCTGA
- a CDS encoding c-type cytochrome gives MTAHSRHPRRAAALVLITGLGLAAPAFALDEGAAEALVRRNNCLKCHGVDKDKDGPSFQKTAKKYRGKAGAVDRVVEHLTSGEKAKFPDGHEEDHKIVRAERADLENLAQWILSR, from the coding sequence GTGACCGCCCATTCCCGCCATCCGCGCCGTGCCGCGGCCCTCGTGCTGATCACCGGGCTGGGCCTCGCCGCCCCGGCCTTCGCGCTCGACGAGGGCGCCGCCGAAGCCTTGGTGCGACGCAACAACTGCCTGAAGTGCCACGGCGTCGACAAGGACAAGGACGGCCCTTCGTTCCAGAAGACGGCCAAGAAGTACCGCGGCAAGGCCGGCGCCGTCGACCGCGTGGTCGAGCACCTGACCAGCGGCGAGAAGGCCAAGTTCCCCGACGGCCACGAAGAGGATCACAAGATCGTGCGCGCCGAGCGCGCCGACCTGGAGAACCTCGCGCAGTGGATCCTGTCGCGCTGA
- the ccmC gene encoding heme ABC transporter permease CcmC has translation MTQRLRWSTFSAPSRFYSMAGRLVPWCWAVTVLFAIAGLYMGFGIAPTDFQQGDAYRIIFIHVPAAWMSMVIYLVMAFFAAVGWAMNARMASMYARALAPTGAMFTFLALWTGALWGKPTWGTWWVWDARLTSEFILLLLYFGYIALTEAIDDARRAANAGALLAIVGAVNVPIIYFSVKWWNTLHQGATVSMTAAPKMASTMLTAMLLMTVACWAYSFAVVFTRARAIVLEQESDTDWVRSLTGAR, from the coding sequence ATGACCCAACGCCTGCGCTGGTCGACGTTTTCCGCGCCTTCGCGCTTCTATTCGATGGCCGGCCGCCTCGTGCCCTGGTGCTGGGCGGTGACGGTGCTGTTCGCCATCGCCGGCCTCTACATGGGCTTCGGCATCGCGCCCACCGACTTCCAGCAGGGCGACGCCTACCGGATCATCTTCATCCACGTGCCGGCGGCCTGGATGTCGATGGTCATCTACCTCGTGATGGCCTTCTTCGCCGCCGTCGGCTGGGCGATGAACGCGCGCATGGCGTCGATGTACGCCCGGGCGCTGGCGCCCACCGGCGCGATGTTCACCTTCCTCGCGCTGTGGACCGGCGCGCTGTGGGGCAAGCCGACCTGGGGCACCTGGTGGGTCTGGGACGCGCGCCTGACGTCCGAGTTCATCCTGCTGCTGCTGTACTTCGGCTACATCGCGCTCACCGAAGCCATCGACGACGCCCGCCGCGCGGCCAACGCCGGCGCGCTGCTGGCCATCGTCGGCGCGGTCAACGTGCCGATCATCTATTTCTCGGTGAAGTGGTGGAACACGCTGCACCAGGGCGCCACGGTCAGCATGACCGCGGCGCCGAAGATGGCCTCGACCATGCTGACGGCCATGCTGCTGATGACGGTCGCCTGCTGGGCCTACAGTTTCGCCGTCGTGTTCACGCGCGCCCGCGCCATCGTGCTGGAGCAGGAGTCGGACACCGATTGGGTCCGCTCGCTGACCGGCGCTCGTTGA